The following coding sequences are from one Lolium rigidum isolate FL_2022 chromosome 6, APGP_CSIRO_Lrig_0.1, whole genome shotgun sequence window:
- the LOC124659773 gene encoding protein WVD2-like 7 — translation MATEVNQTFFAWSGETTDMGLSQGAPVSQKLNHGSISFGRFELESLSWEKWSVFTNDSRSEEFGKFNGLVAQKKAYFEEYYKRIRELKASQQQIQQTELTLEYSGDGSDSSQTGEEMQAEDLETPTASGTIVYDDYVEEATHETTSEQGMQCYHDHKDEDFHMEFSPSNVTSAARISQQTNKDTRENAGGDNSDPVDTENASCGHASLGAAYGNAKAPKRIIDKDPRLRYASMIIPKSVKTIPGSPLDRTSVSKRPASVKHSMTMNQKTKTDKLRSTNVTPQKAAGAARTRKPTAKEAPEVTGVRRPSSASARMPSVGERHPITRESVKKPADVSTPRRPSSAERHPVTRESTQKQVTVTTPCRPSTSERRPVSRGSAAKHADVTTTRRPSTGERRPITRDSVQKMDPRTSSKTRSSMDYPMLTATSVSIVKKAATSSATKSTKPEPKSNVRRSKGSSTLDSNLTRPRRMALQVSSSVNFPPSKMLSSSVGEPTFARLKKKEGIQGTVQSRVSASKKATPWQPGNTKPRAPNPPTPPPPPRRASRTASKPNTGDSSIGGRKPKASTQQWH, via the exons ATGGCGACTGAGGTCAATCAAACTTTTTTCGCATGGTCAGGAGAAACAACTGACATGGGTCTTTCACAA GGAGCTCCAGTATCCCAGAAGCTTAATCATGGTTCCATATCATTCGGAAGATTTGAATTGGAGTCACTATCTTGGGAGAAGTGGTCTGTATTTACAAACGACAGTCGTAGTGAAGAATTTGGTAAGTTCAATGGTTTAGTTGCTCAGAAGAAGGCATATTTTGAAGAGTACTACAAGAGGATTAGGGAGCTTAAGGCTTCACAGCAGCAAATTCAGCAAACTGAACTTACCTTGGAATACAGTGGTGATGGTAGCGATTCTAGCCAAACAGGAGAAGAAATGCAAGCTGAAGATCTTGAAACTCCAACAGCATCTGGAACAATTGTTTATGATGATTATGTGGAAGAAGCTACACATGAGACAACCTCTGAACAGGGCATGCAATGCTATCATGACCATAAAGATGAAGACTTTCATATGGAATTTTCGCCATCCAATGTTACTTCAGCAGCGAGAATTTCACAGCAAACCAACAAAGATACTAGAGAAAATGCCGGTGGTGACAATTCAGATCCTGTAGATACTGAAAATGCAAGTTGTGGTCATGCCAGTCTTGGAGCAGCTTATGGAAATGCAAAGGCTCCTAAAAGAATTATTGACAAAGACCCCAGACTTAGATATGCTTCAATGATAATACCAAAATCGGTCAAAACGATTCCAGGCAGTCCTCTGGACCGCACATCTGTTAGTAAG AGGCCTGCTTCAGTGAAGCACAGTATGACTATGAACCAGAAAACTAAAACAGATAAGCTCCGTAGCACGAATGTGACTCCTCAGAAGGCTGCTGGCGCGGCACGGACTCGCAAGCCTACGGCAAAAGAAGCTCCTGAGGTTACAGGTGTCAGAAGACCCTCTTCGGCTTCCGCGCGGATGCCATCTGTGGGAGAGCGACATCCGATCACCAGGGAAAGTGTTAAGAAGCCTGCTGATGTCTCCACCCCGCGACGCCCTTCCTCTGCCGAAAGACACCCAGTCACCAGAGAGAGTACACAGAAGCAAGTCACTGTCACCACGCCATGCCGACCTTCTACTTCTGAGAGACGCCCTGTCAGCAGAGGGAGTGCAGCAAAGCACGCTGACGTCACAACTACACGCCGACCCTCTACAGGAGAAAGACGCCCTATTACCAGGGATAGTGTTCAGAAAATGGACCCAAGAACGTCTAGCAAGACAAGATCGTCTATGGATTATCCAATGCTTACAGCAACCTCAGTG AGTATTGTGAAAAAGGCTGCCACTTCAAGTGCTACTAAAAGTACCAAGCCGGAACCAAAAAG CAACGTCAGAAGATCAAAGGGTTCTTCAACATTAGACAGTAACTTAACTAGGCCAAGAAGAATGGCCTTGCAAGTTTCAAG CTCGGTTAACTTTCCGCCATCGAAAATGCTGAGTTCAAGTGTTGGAGAACCAACATTTGCAAGGCTGAAAAAGAAAGAG GGCATTCAGGGGACAGTGCAATCTCGGGTATCTGCATCAAAGAAAGCAACTCCTTGGCAGCCCGGAAACACCAAGCCTAGGGCTCCAAAT CCACCgacgccgccacctccaccacgtcGTGCTTCGAGAACAGCGAGCAAACCAAACACCGGCGACTCGTCAATTGGTGGAAGAAAGCCAAA GGCCTCGACACAACAATGGCATTGA